The Methanosarcina acetivorans C2A genome includes the window CCTACACCAGCAGGAAAACTCCGGGACCGGACGGAGAACCGACATTTGACGACGAACCTTCAAGCTTTGTATATTCGCTTGCCGACAACTTCGAAGCCCTTAACTACTTCTGCCATGACCCGCAGGGCATGAATTTACCACCTGAAGATGTCATCCTCAGCGTGAAGAAGTACCTTGCGGCAGGAATTCCCTCAATGTTCGGCTTTTACGGGTTTCCCTCCTTTAAGGATACAGATGTTAAAGGTGGAATTCCTTTCCCGGGTCCCGATGAGAGGTCAATATGGGGCCACGCGGTCGTTGCAGTCGGCTATGATGATAACATGAAGATCAGAAATACCCTCAGCAACAAAGAAACCACCGGTGCCTTTTTGATCCGCAATTCCTGGGGCACAGCCTGGGGTGATAAGGGGTATGGATGGCTGCCTTATGAATATGCCCTGAACAAATTTGCACTGGACTTCTGGTCTCTTATCTCAATGAAATGGGTTGAAACAGGGAATTTCGGACTTGAACTCGAGAGTTCCAGGAGTAGAGCTCGCGAAACTCTCAGCCGAGACATGCCTCTGCCCCATGCATAAAACAGGAAAAATAGAAAAAAGGAGAGATTATAGGAACAGGATATCTGTCCAATATATCCTTTTATTCAGGAGACTTCCGGTGGTCTCCTGATAAAACAATATAATATGCTGGTAAAGACAAAGCAGACAAACATTGACCTTAGCCATAGTGTTGACTTTAACCATAGTGTTGACTTTAGCCATAGTACGAGAATATCTTCCTGCATTCTTCAGATCCAGAAAGACCGAATCACACCCGGTACAGATTGGAAGCGTCTCGATGAGAGATGTAAACTTAGAAGAGTCTGCTAAAACAGACGTCTCTGCAGCTGTTTTTTTAGAAAATAGAGGCATGAAGCCTTTATCGGAGAAGTTTGCGATGATATTAAATGAACAGGACAAGGGCCGTACCTTAGAGGTTGAGGCTCAGAGCCTCATAAATGTACGCTTAAATGAGAATCCCACCACCGGCTACCGATGGGAAATTGAAACTGCCGGAGGACTGGAAATGGTAGGTGACAGCTTTGAGAAAACGGGAGATGCAATTGGTGCAGCAGGCGTGCGAGTGTTCCAGTTTCGCGCACCTGGAACGGGATCTTACAAGCTTAGCATTAAAAACTGGCGTGACTGGGAAGGAGAGGGTTCGATCATAGATCTTTTTTACGTCACTATTTTGGTGAAGTGAAGTCTTTTACTCCTCATCCCTTCAAGTATTTTCCTGAACCGCTGCCTGTACTTTTTCATCAAACCCTTAAAGCCTCGTCTTGCACTCAGCTCGTGGCTGTGAACACTGGCGCTGTAGATATTGTCCGAGAATTTCCGGTCATCTATCATCTCTTGTCCGTACAGGAATCATCTTTATACATAGAATATGGAACGGTTACAAGTTTAGTTTAAAAATCGTCGGGTAGTTCAATCAGGCATTTCAAATTCCGCAATCACCGGTGAATGATCCGATTCCGGAAATTTAATGTCTGTCGCGAAGGCGATCGATTCATCATGCAAAAGCTCGTTATGTACCTCGGAACCCTTATAGTACGCCAGCATATCCCTGCATACCAGCAAATGGTCCAGCATATTCCCTTTTCCCTGGTGATAAAGCGAAAAACGGGTTGATTCAGGGATGCTCATTTCACAGGGAAACATGATGCGTCTTGCCAGTTCGCCGTTTCCTGTATTTTCAACCCTCCCCCGAATAGCTTCCACAGGCACGTCATCGAATTCCGAATTGAAGTCTCCGCAGACTACAATCCAGGGATTTTCAGTTTTATTGAATAAATCATCAATTAACATCCTGGCTTCCAGAGCCTGTCCTACTCTTTTCATGGAAGAGATAAAAAAGCCCTCTGCCCAGCCTGAAGCTGTTTTCCAGGTGTAGTTGTCCAGTTTCTGGCCTGGAATATACGTAGGTATTTTGGATTTTAGATGAAGATTGATAACATCCATAACTTTTTCTCCAACCTTGATTTTGGCGTGAAGGATCGGCCTCTCCCAGGTGATTTCTTTAGCAGTTTGTTCTTCCCCGCCGTTCGCTATTGCTGTTACTATCCTGTAAAGTGGAGCGGAAGCAAAATTGTGTTTGTACTGATGGTGCTCCAGGATCTCACAGCGGCTCAGGATAACGAGATTGCGCTCATCGTAAACCTGTGACCCGCCTTCGTCCACTGTCGATACCCTGTTAAAGCTGGCATATTGCGTATCTTTGAGAAGAGCTTCCAGAGCCAGGAGGCGGCGAGGATGGCCTACCTCTTCCTGGCCGTTGACTTCCTGAAGACAGAGGATATCGGCATTGACTCTCTGTAGTTGAGGTCGCATAACTGCAATGCGCTCTTCCAATGTCGGTTCTTTGTTAGACTTTTGAAAATCAAGGTTTTCAAGGTTGAAAGTTGCTATGCGTAGTTTCAAAAATTTACCTCCTGAAGATTAATTGAAAAATAACCCTGTAATAAGAGCCTATCCGAAAAGTGTTGTGACCTATTGTAACTTACCATTAGCAATATGCAAAACCGAAGAGGATGCCCTGCTATTATAGACCTGCTGTAACTTTTCGATCGCATTACCGACTTTTCGGATAGGCACTAAGCCAAAAGGTGACTCAAATACTCTACAGAGTTCTATAAGAAATAATTTTGAAATTTGTCATCTCATCTCAACTGTCATTAATTACTAGTTGAAACTGCTTAGAAAGAGAATCGAATTCTTATTGACTGAACAGTTTCTTTACAACAGCCGTAAGAATTAGCCCCGACTGATCGATTACCTCAGCGGAAAAAATCCATTTATCGCCTTCATGGCCTCGAATCATGATCTCTTTTTCTTCATATTCGGTCAAGTCAAGTTCGGCGGATTCTGGAGTTTGAGCTTCCTGCATCTGTATACGAGTCAATCGAACAGAGGTACCTGCTAAGTTTTCAGGTTGCAAAAGCTGGAGCTGGCCGTTTATAACTGTACCTGAAAATTAGTTATTTTCGTTCATCAATCTCCCCTTATTAGTTTTAATTTCAGAATGTTTACTCGCTCGTTGCTATCATTCAATATTTGATAACACCTGAACATAAATCTCATATCATAAAAGAAAATCAATACCACTTGGTAATTCTTGATGGCATAAGTGGCGAGCTTTTCACCTTTTCTATCTATGTATCTCACTGGAGATAAAGAATGTCAACGTTGATTCTCTGTAGTTGAGAGCATAACAATGAATGCACCTTTCCAGTGTCGGTTTTTGGCCGGGATTTTGGAAATCAAGGTTTTCAAGGTTGAAGGTTGCTATGCGTAGTTTCAAGGCGTTGCCTTCTGAAACTAACATATATTTTAGAATATTATATACAGAAAAATCCATACCGATTTCCATCTTAAAAAAGAAAATCAACTGCCCTGTTGCAGTCCACAGTGCAGATTCTCCTGCCTATTACCCTAAGTAGAAGTCCAGGTTTGCAAAACCACTCCAGCATGCTATTTTATACTGAACAGACGAGAAAAGAAGAGAGAGTGATAAAAATGAATCTATTCTTGTTGGAAATGAATTAAAAATTGGGTATTTTTAATTAAATATAGATAACTCTTTATTTCTGTTTTTCATCAATAGAAGAACAGAGTACTTTAGCATTTCAAGACTCTTCGTATAACACTTTGTCTTTCGTCTCAACCTTGCCAGAAAGTGCCTTAGTATGCCGTTATATCCTTCAACTGTATACGTTTCTGCTTTGGATTGAGTATGAATGGTTTCAGGAATAAACTCTGCATATGCCCTCCAGTGATCAGTCATCACTTCTCCAATCTCTTTCTTCTTTAATTTTTCCCAGAGTAGTTGTCCAGTTTTCGTTCCTCTGCTACCAAAAGAGCAGTTGATGAATTTTTTCCCAACTCTATCAACAGCAATCCAGATCCAGCAATATTTTTTTTGTTACCGATGTAAGTGTGCATCTCATCCAGTTCAACAATAGATAGCTCATTTTCGCTTTTTAGCTCCTCTATCTCCTGACCAAATTTCTTTATCCATTTTTGGACAGAAACATGACTTACCCCTAAAAATCGTCCTATTGAACGAAATCCTAATCCCTCAAGATAAAGTTGCAAAGCCTGTCTCTTAACTAAAGGAGAACTAGCAGTTGATTTTAGCTCGACTGAATAGTTATATCCACAATCGTGGCATTTGTAGCGTTGACGTCCACAAACTATACCGTTTTTTGTGTGATTGGAACTTTTGCATCTTGGGCAGTTCATGCAGAAATATAGGTTTTCATAATATATAACTATAATTAAATACCAATGCCCTATTTTTTATTCCGTACATCTTGTGGAGGATATCAATTTGCGGCACCGGGATTTCCCCTATAACATCGTATCCCATATCACCAGGCACTTTATATTTTACAATCAATGGCTCATTGATTCCATCGTTTAGGACCTTGAAGGGAAACACTGTTTTTCGAGTAAAGGTATTTCCTTGCGGATCTGTGCCATAATAGGACTTGCATCTCAACAACACATCAAGTTGCATCCTGACCTGATAGTCAAGTAGATTGATATGCTGGAAGTTTGCGATAACCGCTAGGTTCCGGAACCCAAAGACCTGGAAATATTTATTAAGTAAAATATTTACCTCGTCCATGAATTCCCTGTTATATGCAGTAACCGAAGCTTCTTCCCATACGACCGGTTGCTTCCTTATCGTGTCATCGGTTAATAATGCTTTAAGCTCATCGAAACTAAAACAAATATTATCAATGGGAAAATCCGGATCGATTGCAAAAGCCGTAGCAAGTGACAGTTCACTCTTTCCGGTTCGGCGGGGACCAATCAGCGCCAAAAAAGCAGAGTCGTCGATTCTGGGAGAAATTTTCATTCTTGTGTTATTTATGAAAATGTTATACTGGTTGAATTTCCTAGAAACATCGTCAGGGTCAACCATTTTGGTTTTTTCAAACTCCCCGAAAGTTTCTATGTCATCAGGAGCTTCGCCGATTGCTACCATATTACACCCCGATCCGGTACAATCTCATTAAATCCTCTAGCTCTTCCTTTGCGTCCGCAACTGCATCCTCTTTTTCAAAAAATAGCTTGTTTTCATAATCCTTGTCAACGGATACCATTTTCAACGGACCGCGCTTAAACGAATATGTACAGATCCTTATGATGTATCTCTCAATTATCTTCGAAACCTCATACTTTACGTAATCTCGCTCCTGCAGCATCCTGGCCTTGAAATCCGGATTTTCGGTTTTTTCGGACTTAATCCAATTTTCGTAGTGTCTGAATACTCTGAGCTGAGCAGACATTTTTTCTTTTTTCAGGGCCCTGATAGCCTCCCCTTCTTCTTCTTTTAGAACAAGTGATCCCAGGGTATAACCCATTTCAGAAAGGTTCCCAAGCGCCACAGGATCATTTGCAGTTTCCGCATCTGTAACTGCATCCAAAAATGCAACAAACGGTCTGACAACATATGGCTCTGAACGTTCACGTGGTGTACCGTACATCATTTATCACTTTTATGTTATGTTTTTTATAAAGTTGTTTTTATAGATAGACCGAGTTTTCCACTCAGTTGCATAATTATATATAGTTATTTTCAGATATATGTTTTTGTAAGAGAAAAACAGAGTTATAACATATATAACATATATGTTAGATGTAGTATATAGAACATAAGACGAAAATTTTTATGAGGTGAAAATACGAGGTCTTTAAAATCTAAACAGTTTCACGAAAAACACAGAGGTATAAACAGATCACAGGAGACTCTAATAAAGGGTTTTTTCGAAGACGAAAAGGCGGCTCTGGGTATCATTGGTCTTGTTATCGGTGTTGTGATGCTGATAATGATAAATATGTACATACCCAGCATGATAGCACCGGTCGACCAGGCATCGGCGGCTGCGGTGGCCTCTACAAACGACTCAGATTGGATAGCTCTCCAGGCTAAACAGAGTGACCAGGCCATATCTACAACGAAATCAATCGGTATCATCCCTCAGATTCTCGGTGTAGTGGTGGTGTTGTCGGTTTTGACAATGTTAGGATAAAAACAAGAAAGTTTCTAAAGGAGTATCCAGCATGGATATTACTTTTTTTATTTTTCTATCTTTAATCGCACTCTTCCTGATGTTTTATGGCTGGCAAATGAACGGGGTTAATTTTATTTTTCTGATATTAAGTTCAGCAATTTTTTTAGTTCTTGCTCTTAGTAGTTCCGAGATTACATGGACATACGTAGTCATCTCAAACAGTACCGCTATCGATTATACAGTTACACAGCGGTCGATTGTATTCGCGAGACTTTACGGATTACTATCCGGCTTATGTTTCCTTATGGCCCTCGCCAAACTTGCAATTTTAGCAGAGGAAAATACAAAAATTGACTTCTCGAAAATCTGGGAAAAAATCACAAAAGGAAAAGTTTGAACAGGTGTGAAAAATGCAGCAGCCGAATACTCCGATTAACATGAACACTTTCAACCCTGCTCAATACCCTTACATGGGATATGGTGGAGGCTCAGGAGTTGAAATTCTAAAATTCGTTTCACAATTCAATGCCCCTAAGGAAATCTCGGAAGAGCATTGGGGTCCTACTTCTAAAATTATAAGTCTTGGGAATTTCGTTCCCGGAGACATTGCAGATCTGGATTTCTATTTTGATAGTATCCGGGCGAAGTCGTTTTCGAAATTATCCCGGAAAGAGCTCTCAAACTTCGATGAAAGGGCCTTCGACAACCTCGCTATGGTCTATATCGGAGAAAAGAGCCTGTCTCAGGGCGGTTTCCTGATGACCAGGTCCAGTGAAAGCAGAATAATCCAGCAGTCTGAAACCCAGAACAACCGAGCAAGTCTGAAAGAAATGCTATTCGGAAGAAAAGAAAACAGCAACGAGGGAATGATGTAAAATGACTGTGATGAATGTACCCGATTATTTAATTGTAATTGTTGAACTTCTTGCATTGTTTCCCGTGGCTATGGTCCTGTTCTTCGTGAAGTTCCCGGATGCATTTCCGATTTTCTGGACTATTGTAAAACGGCGTAATTTTGTATGCATGCTTAGAGATGATATCGTACTTGATATACGGCCGGCAAAAATGGAGTCAAATCTCTGGAAAGTCTTTGATGGGATCGGAAAAAAAGCAATGGTAACACACGAATTCGAATCAGACCCA containing:
- a CDS encoding C1 family peptidase; translation: MIGIVAAFEKVKIPEMGKSFGTGWLPPLPSLKDYTEESAQIPEMAEKLGIPTSRKETKTLELPVSIDFRNWCSPIEDQMDLGSCTAHAGVGVVEYFERRAFGKHIDGSRFFVYKTTRNLMGVKGDTGAWLRNTMGALALCGVPPEKYFPYTSRKTPGPDGEPTFDDEPSSFVYSLADNFEALNYFCHDPQGMNLPPEDVILSVKKYLAAGIPSMFGFYGFPSFKDTDVKGGIPFPGPDERSIWGHAVVAVGYDDNMKIRNTLSNKETTGAFLIRNSWGTAWGDKGYGWLPYEYALNKFALDFWSLISMKWVETGNFGLELESSRSRARETLSRDMPLPHA
- a CDS encoding protease inhibitor I42 family protein; the encoded protein is MTLAIVLTLTIVLTLAIVREYLPAFFRSRKTESHPVQIGSVSMRDVNLEESAKTDVSAAVFLENRGMKPLSEKFAMILNEQDKGRTLEVEAQSLINVRLNENPTTGYRWEIETAGGLEMVGDSFEKTGDAIGAAGVRVFQFRAPGTGSYKLSIKNWRDWEGEGSIIDLFYVTILVK
- a CDS encoding endonuclease/exonuclease/phosphatase family protein, which gives rise to MKLRIATFNLENLDFQKSNKEPTLEERIAVMRPQLQRVNADILCLQEVNGQEEVGHPRRLLALEALLKDTQYASFNRVSTVDEGGSQVYDERNLVILSRCEILEHHQYKHNFASAPLYRIVTAIANGGEEQTAKEITWERPILHAKIKVGEKVMDVINLHLKSKIPTYIPGQKLDNYTWKTASGWAEGFFISSMKRVGQALEARMLIDDLFNKTENPWIVVCGDFNSEFDDVPVEAIRGRVENTGNGELARRIMFPCEMSIPESTRFSLYHQGKGNMLDHLLVCRDMLAYYKGSEVHNELLHDESIAFATDIKFPESDHSPVIAEFEMPD
- a CDS encoding IS1-like element ISMac16 family transposase (programmed frameshift) translates to MNCPRCKSSNHTKNGIVCGRQRYKCHDCGYNYSVELKSTASSPLVKRQALQLYLEGLGFRSIGRFLGVSHVSVQKWIKKFGQEIEELKSENELSIVELDEMHTYIGNKKYCWIWIAVDRVGKKFINCSFGSRGTKTGQLLWEKLKKKEIGEVMTDHWRAYAEFIPETIHTQSKAETYTVEGYNGILRHFLARLRRKTKCYTKSLEMLKYSVLLLMKNRNKELSIFN